In the Alphaproteobacteria bacterium genome, one interval contains:
- a CDS encoding cytochrome c family protein, with the protein MSLEFNKIAASVLVAGIIALVGSIVATHIFDTNKHDAHITIATNAPASGTESGDAPKGPESIMALLASADIKAGQDVFKKCVSCHTAEKDGPHRVGPNLWNVVGEKVGTKPGYAYSKAMAGHGGNWDYQTLSDYLFKPNAYVKGTKMTFVGISKTQERANIIAYLRTMGDNPQPLPDASAAAQTVASTAPVPAAQG; encoded by the coding sequence ATGTCGCTTGAATTTAATAAAATTGCAGCCTCTGTCCTGGTTGCGGGTATTATTGCCCTTGTCGGCAGCATTGTTGCCACTCACATTTTTGATACTAATAAACATGACGCACATATCACCATCGCAACGAATGCGCCAGCCTCGGGTACTGAAAGCGGCGACGCGCCAAAAGGTCCTGAATCCATTATGGCTTTACTCGCGAGTGCGGATATCAAAGCTGGTCAAGACGTTTTTAAGAAATGCGTTTCATGTCATACAGCTGAAAAAGACGGTCCCCATCGCGTTGGCCCTAATTTATGGAATGTCGTCGGCGAAAAAGTTGGCACGAAACCTGGTTATGCCTATTCCAAAGCAATGGCAGGACATGGTGGCAATTGGGATTATCAAACTTTAAGTGATTATTTATTTAAACCAAATGCTTATGTTAAAGGTACAAAAATGACCTTTGTGGGTATTTCAAAAACACAAGAACGTGCTAATATCATTGCTTATTTACGCACGATGGGTGACAACCCACAACCATTGCCAGATGCATCTGCAGCTGCACAAACTGTGGCGTCAACAGCACCAGTACCTGCAGCACAAGGTTAA